A region of Necator americanus strain Aroian chromosome I, whole genome shotgun sequence DNA encodes the following proteins:
- a CDS encoding hypothetical protein (NECATOR_CHRI.G3807.T2) codes for MDTEVVKAFNAELTSVYESKPPLSKKKIQDISKAALKAKGYYKHVVFSVEKFLAKCKIEYKIPCLYVIDSIIRTSKHQLKERDVYAARFLKNFSKTLSDLLTCPVSEQPRVVRTLNLWGANGVFSEEQLAPFKQQCRDMGIDTDIERVERLVKGDDADMSRYGGAYGRAKEKERKKHHRSSAPESPPHQDYDQPAPSTTPPMPPPAHLLAAAAPTIEAPVPPVTVVNDPDNEPSDEIPPCGLSERKLLEMMIDANFDFSGAFKNDIVLLRKAHGLISRALDARIRSVGDKPEIKDLLSSQFDYSDEEDDGDESKKTKRSEKVTEVCQEDLLSIARNLIEDPNVIAAFKHMHAERIVALNQIAAQAQQRSLSATSGASGSTTVPMTSSSSVFPGGTVTSLQPPVTSAAALQGISLPKGLPGGIALPQGLPAGLPNLATLPGVQSLPNLQGLAGLQSLNLAHLTALNPANSTQPNQALLNLLANNSLVSKIGSLPSLSFASARPTPVSLPGGIDPAQLAKQQEILQQLASVGGSGTISGVPPPSGLGLLGAAPAQLLSTLPAAPVPMMTDDNESDKDTRKKDRKRSRSRDRGDHKRRRSKSKERKPEKVDRERRKLGLPAVQEGFVTIASKTLWFGRLPVNCSDSDIRAAVASAGDVMRVNLISSRACAYVTMSSRKAAYDVMQRLARDMQIQRKNVKVDWAKGTGMKENELAKYWDSERGLSLIPWDLLPKDMERFCEGSYLDVESLPPERRTLVNDAGTTTIASTTNAAASKTDTSSPNSPQSNSMHASPIKSLVPDSPAVLPPLPQAVPPPSPFPPFMGAPHGGHGPFMGPPPQMVPPPNFGMRLPMPSSIPSGMPPGIPGQMFGVPPGGPGGMMMPPPVHPPGTMPPPTSMPPPTSMPPPTSMQPPIPGVSGVPRPCPPVPSGGSGPPGVPPPNFNSPPMRGGFGGPGGGGFRGGRGGGFGGRGGFQGDRPFNNRDAPSANVTVTRGMVDDRHDPDRDGRRPWNDRNDRGGHRDGPRGQWNNDGRDGRGDRDQERDRRRDDSRGDKRRSRWGDSEDRGGNRWEGRDRRRSERDDRDRDRRDRDRDRDRDRDRDRDSDRRRDRDRSERADKGRREREDRERPRTRERESPRYDDPPPSESLPKNGSEEAMVTSTTDVEPNVTASKPPNYSEVDQMKAVAKEDEILDNALSTPPPTEA; via the exons ATGGATACTGAAGTGGTGAAAGCTTTTAATGCAGAG CTAACATCTGTCTACGAATCAAAACCTCCTTTGAGCAAGAAGAAGATTCAAGATATATCTAAGGCAGCGTTAAAAGCGAAAGGATACTATAAACATGTTGTATTCAGTGTGGAGAAATTTTTAGCAAAG TGCAAAATCGAATATAAAATCCCATGTCTTTACGTGATTGACAGCATCATTCGTACATCCAAACATCAATTGAAAGAAAGGGATGTGTATGCGGCACGATTCCTTAAAAACTTCTCCAAGACGCTGTCTGATCTTCTTACCTGTCCTGTATCCGAACAG CCTCGTGTGGTTCGAACTTTGAACCTCTGGGGAGCTAATGGTGTTTTTAGTGAGGAACAGCTCGCCCCTTTCAAACAACAGTGTCGCGACATGGGAAtag ATACGGATATCGAGAGAGTGGAACGTCTTGTCAAAGGAGATGATGCAGATATGTCGAGATATGGAGGTGCGTACGGAcgagcaaaagaaaaggagagaaagaaacATCATAGGAGCTCTGCTCCGGAATCGCCACCACATCAAGATTACGATCAGCCG GCACCTTCTACCACTCCTCCCATGCCGCCCCCTGCTCATCTCTTGGCTGCTGCTGCACCCACTATTGAAGCTCCTGTACCACCTGTAACTGTTGTTAACGATCCTGACAATGAACCATCTGATGAAATTCCTCCAT GTGGACTAAGCGAACGCAAGCTTCTCGAAATGATGATAGATGCAAATTTCGACTTTAGCGGTGCTTTCAAGAACGATATAGTGCTGTTAAGGAAGGCTCATGGT TTAATTTCTCGTGCGCTGGATGCTAGAATACGATCAGTAGGAGACAAACCGGAGATCAAG GATCTGTTGTCGAGCCAGTTTGACTACAGTGACGAAGAAGACGATGGAGACGAGagtaaaaagacaaaaagatCAGAAAAAGTCACAGAAGTGTGTCAAGAAGACCTTCTAAG taTCGCTAGGAATTTAATAGAAGATCCGAATGTGATTGCGGCTTTCAAACACATGCATGCTGAACGGATAGTTGCTCTAAATCAG ATAGCTGCACAAGCCCAGCAACGTTCTTTATCAGCTACATCCGGAGCATCAGGAAGCACGACCGTTCCAATGACGTCATCATCTTCCGTCTTTCCTGGTGGCACAGTAACTAGTCTTCAACCACCAGTAACATCTGCAGCAGCACTGCAGGGAATTAGTCTCCCAAAGGGTCTTCCGGGTGGAATTGCACTGCCACAAGGTCTTCCT GCCGGACTGCCTAACCTTGCTACTTTGCCAGGAGTCCAAAGTCTGCCTAACCTGCAAGGTCTTGCGGGTCTTCAGTCACTCAATCTTGCCCATCTAACTGCTCTCAATCCAGCAAATTCTACTCAGCCCAATCAGGCTCTTCTTAACTTATTGGCCAATAATTCATTG GTGTCGAAAATTGGCAGCTTGCCCAGTTTGTCATTCGCTAGTGCTAGACCAACCCCTGTTTCACTTCCTGGAGGGATTGATCCTGCTCAGTTGGCTAAACAGCAG GAGATCCTGCAACAACTAGCTTCTGTTGGAGGAAGTGGTACGATTAGCGGCGTTCCTCCACCATCTGGTCTAGGTTTGTTAGGAGCTGCTCCGGCGCAGCTTCTGAGCACACTTCCAGCTGCTCCTGTACCCATGATGACTGATGACAACGAG AGTGACAAAGATACGAGGAAGAAAGACCGCAAAAGGAGTCGGTCGAGAGATCGTGGAGATCATAAGCGGCGAAGGAGCAAATCCAAAGAGCGCAAGCCAGAGAAAGTGGACAGAGAACGACGTAAATTAGGGTTGCCTGCTGTTCAAGAAGGATTTGTTACAA TTGCTTCTAAAACCCTCTGGTTTGGTCGTCTTCCCGTGAATTGTAGTGATTCTGATATCCGG GCAGCAGTTGCTAGTGCTGGCGATGTTATGCGAGTGAATCTCATCAGCTCAAGAGCCTGTGCTTACGTTACCATGAGCTCAAGAAAGGCTGCTTATGATGTGATGCAGCGGTTAGCAAGGGACATGCAAATTCAGAGGAAGAACGTGAAG GTGGATTGGGCGAAAGGTACGGGAATGAAAGAGAACGAGTTAGCCAAGTACTGGGATAGCGAGCGAGGACTTTCGCTAATCCCATGGGATCTGCTCCCTAAGGATATGGAGCGATTTTGTGAAGGGTCTTATCTGGATGTCGAATCACTCCCACCTGAGAGAAGAA CCTTGGTGAATGACGCTGGAACTACAACCATAGCTTCAACAACAAATGCTGCCGCATCAAAGACGGATACCTCGTCACCGAACTCTCCGCAGTCCAATTCCATGCACGCGTCACCAATAAAATCCCTTGTGCCGGATTCACCGGCGGTGCTGCCTCCACTACCACAAGCAGTTCCACCACCTTCTCCATTTCCTCCATTTATGG GTGCTCCACACGGAGGACACGGTCCGTTTATGGGACCACCCCCACAGATGGTTCCTCCACCAAACTTCGGTATGCGATTACCTATGCCTTCAAGTATCCCATCGGGAATGCCACCAGGAATACCAGGACAG ATGTTTGGTGTTCCTCCTGGAGGTCCTGGTGGTATGATGATGCCCCCACCTGTGCATCCGCCAGGAACTATGCCACCTCCTACATCTATGCCACCACCTACGTCAATGCCGCCGCCTACGTCAATGCAGCCGCCGATACCAGGAGTTTCTGGAGTGCCCAGACCATGTCCGCCAGTACCCTCTGGAGGATCAGGACCGCCTGGTGTCCCACCACCAAATTTCAACTCACCGCCAATGAGAGGAGGATTTGGAGGGCCAGGCGGTGGTGGATTCAGAGGTGGTCGTGGAGGCGGATtcggaggaagaggaggattTCAAGGGGATCGACCGTTTAATAACAGAGATGCGCCTAGTGCTAATGTTACAGTAACTAGAGGAATGGTTGATGACAGGCACGATCCAGACAGAGATGGAAGAAGACCATGGAATGACAGAAATGATCGTGGTGGCCACAGAGATGGTCCTCGTGGACAGTGGAATAATGATGGTCGAGATGGAAGGGGGGATAGAGATCAGGAGAGAGACCGACGCCGCGATGACAGTAGAGGAGATAAACGAAGGAGCCGATGGGGAGATTCAGAGGATCGAGGAGGAAATCGGTGGGAAGGGCGTGATAGACGGAGAAGTGAGAGGGACGACAGAGATAGGGACCGTAGGGACAGAGATAGGGACCGAGACCGAGACAGAGACAGGGATAGAGACAGCGACCGAAGACGGGATCGAGACAGATCAGAGAGGGCCGACAAAGGTCGACGGGAGCGTGAGGATCGCGAACGGCCTAGAACAAGAGAAAGAGAG TCCCCGCGGTATGATGATCCACCACCATCAGAGTCACTTCCTAAAAATGGATCCGAAGAAGCGATGGTAACTTCGACAACAGATGTTGAGCCAAATGTAACTGCGTCGAAACCTCCAAATTATTCCGAGGTCGATCAGATG AAGGCAGTTGCGAAAGAGGACGAAATATTAGACAATGCTTTATCGACACCACCACCCACAGAGGCGTAA
- a CDS encoding hypothetical protein (NECATOR_CHRI.G3807.T1) — protein sequence MDTEVVKAFNAELTSVYESKPPLSKKKIQDISKAALKAKGYYKHVVFSVEKFLAKCKIEYKIPCLYVIDSIIRTSKHQLKERDVYAARFLKNFSKTLSDLLTCPVSEQPRVVRTLNLWGANGVFSEEQLAPFKQQCRDMGIDTDIERVERLVKGDDADMSRYGGAYGRAKEKERKKHHRSSAPESPPHQDYDQPAPSTTPPMPPPAHLLAAAAPTIEAPVPPVTVVNDPDNEPSDEIPPCGLSERKLLEMMIDANFDFSGAFKNDIVLLRKAHGLISRALDARIRSVGDKPEIKDLLSSQFDYSDEEDDGDESKKTKRSEKVTEVCQEDLLSIARNLIEDPNVIAAFKHMHAERIVALNQIAAQAQQRSLSATSGASGSTTVPMTSSSSVFPGGTVTSLQPPVTSAAALQGISLPKGLPGGIALPQGLPRLDVSLFQAGLPNLATLPGVQSLPNLQGLAGLQSLNLAHLTALNPANSTQPNQALLNLLANNSLVSKIGSLPSLSFASARPTPVSLPGGIDPAQLAKQQEILQQLASVGGSGTISGVPPPSGLGLLGAAPAQLLSTLPAAPVPMMTDDNESDKDTRKKDRKRSRSRDRGDHKRRRSKSKERKPEKVDRERRKLGLPAVQEGFVTIASKTLWFGRLPVNCSDSDIRAAVASAGDVMRVNLISSRACAYVTMSSRKAAYDVMQRLARDMQIQRKNVKVDWAKGTGMKENELAKYWDSERGLSLIPWDLLPKDMERFCEGSYLDVESLPPERRTLVNDAGTTTIASTTNAAASKTDTSSPNSPQSNSMHASPIKSLVPDSPAVLPPLPQAVPPPSPFPPFMGAPHGGHGPFMGPPPQMVPPPNFGMRLPMPSSIPSGMPPGIPGQMFGVPPGGPGGMMMPPPVHPPGTMPPPTSMPPPTSMPPPTSMQPPIPGVSGVPRPCPPVPSGGSGPPGVPPPNFNSPPMRGGFGGPGGGGFRGGRGGGFGGRGGFQGDRPFNNRDAPSANVTVTRGMVDDRHDPDRDGRRPWNDRNDRGGHRDGPRGQWNNDGRDGRGDRDQERDRRRDDSRGDKRRSRWGDSEDRGGNRWEGRDRRRSERDDRDRDRRDRDRDRDRDRDRDRDSDRRRDRDRSERADKGRREREDRERPRTRERESPRYDDPPPSESLPKNGSEEAMVTSTTDVEPNVTASKPPNYSEVDQMKAVAKEDEILDNALSTPPPTEA from the exons ATGGATACTGAAGTGGTGAAAGCTTTTAATGCAGAG CTAACATCTGTCTACGAATCAAAACCTCCTTTGAGCAAGAAGAAGATTCAAGATATATCTAAGGCAGCGTTAAAAGCGAAAGGATACTATAAACATGTTGTATTCAGTGTGGAGAAATTTTTAGCAAAG TGCAAAATCGAATATAAAATCCCATGTCTTTACGTGATTGACAGCATCATTCGTACATCCAAACATCAATTGAAAGAAAGGGATGTGTATGCGGCACGATTCCTTAAAAACTTCTCCAAGACGCTGTCTGATCTTCTTACCTGTCCTGTATCCGAACAG CCTCGTGTGGTTCGAACTTTGAACCTCTGGGGAGCTAATGGTGTTTTTAGTGAGGAACAGCTCGCCCCTTTCAAACAACAGTGTCGCGACATGGGAAtag ATACGGATATCGAGAGAGTGGAACGTCTTGTCAAAGGAGATGATGCAGATATGTCGAGATATGGAGGTGCGTACGGAcgagcaaaagaaaaggagagaaagaaacATCATAGGAGCTCTGCTCCGGAATCGCCACCACATCAAGATTACGATCAGCCG GCACCTTCTACCACTCCTCCCATGCCGCCCCCTGCTCATCTCTTGGCTGCTGCTGCACCCACTATTGAAGCTCCTGTACCACCTGTAACTGTTGTTAACGATCCTGACAATGAACCATCTGATGAAATTCCTCCAT GTGGACTAAGCGAACGCAAGCTTCTCGAAATGATGATAGATGCAAATTTCGACTTTAGCGGTGCTTTCAAGAACGATATAGTGCTGTTAAGGAAGGCTCATGGT TTAATTTCTCGTGCGCTGGATGCTAGAATACGATCAGTAGGAGACAAACCGGAGATCAAG GATCTGTTGTCGAGCCAGTTTGACTACAGTGACGAAGAAGACGATGGAGACGAGagtaaaaagacaaaaagatCAGAAAAAGTCACAGAAGTGTGTCAAGAAGACCTTCTAAG taTCGCTAGGAATTTAATAGAAGATCCGAATGTGATTGCGGCTTTCAAACACATGCATGCTGAACGGATAGTTGCTCTAAATCAG ATAGCTGCACAAGCCCAGCAACGTTCTTTATCAGCTACATCCGGAGCATCAGGAAGCACGACCGTTCCAATGACGTCATCATCTTCCGTCTTTCCTGGTGGCACAGTAACTAGTCTTCAACCACCAGTAACATCTGCAGCAGCACTGCAGGGAATTAGTCTCCCAAAGGGTCTTCCGGGTGGAATTGCACTGCCACAAGGTCTTCCT CGACTGGACGTTAGCCTGTTCCAGGCCGGACTGCCTAACCTTGCTACTTTGCCAGGAGTCCAAAGTCTGCCTAACCTGCAAGGTCTTGCGGGTCTTCAGTCACTCAATCTTGCCCATCTAACTGCTCTCAATCCAGCAAATTCTACTCAGCCCAATCAGGCTCTTCTTAACTTATTGGCCAATAATTCATTG GTGTCGAAAATTGGCAGCTTGCCCAGTTTGTCATTCGCTAGTGCTAGACCAACCCCTGTTTCACTTCCTGGAGGGATTGATCCTGCTCAGTTGGCTAAACAGCAG GAGATCCTGCAACAACTAGCTTCTGTTGGAGGAAGTGGTACGATTAGCGGCGTTCCTCCACCATCTGGTCTAGGTTTGTTAGGAGCTGCTCCGGCGCAGCTTCTGAGCACACTTCCAGCTGCTCCTGTACCCATGATGACTGATGACAACGAG AGTGACAAAGATACGAGGAAGAAAGACCGCAAAAGGAGTCGGTCGAGAGATCGTGGAGATCATAAGCGGCGAAGGAGCAAATCCAAAGAGCGCAAGCCAGAGAAAGTGGACAGAGAACGACGTAAATTAGGGTTGCCTGCTGTTCAAGAAGGATTTGTTACAA TTGCTTCTAAAACCCTCTGGTTTGGTCGTCTTCCCGTGAATTGTAGTGATTCTGATATCCGG GCAGCAGTTGCTAGTGCTGGCGATGTTATGCGAGTGAATCTCATCAGCTCAAGAGCCTGTGCTTACGTTACCATGAGCTCAAGAAAGGCTGCTTATGATGTGATGCAGCGGTTAGCAAGGGACATGCAAATTCAGAGGAAGAACGTGAAG GTGGATTGGGCGAAAGGTACGGGAATGAAAGAGAACGAGTTAGCCAAGTACTGGGATAGCGAGCGAGGACTTTCGCTAATCCCATGGGATCTGCTCCCTAAGGATATGGAGCGATTTTGTGAAGGGTCTTATCTGGATGTCGAATCACTCCCACCTGAGAGAAGAA CCTTGGTGAATGACGCTGGAACTACAACCATAGCTTCAACAACAAATGCTGCCGCATCAAAGACGGATACCTCGTCACCGAACTCTCCGCAGTCCAATTCCATGCACGCGTCACCAATAAAATCCCTTGTGCCGGATTCACCGGCGGTGCTGCCTCCACTACCACAAGCAGTTCCACCACCTTCTCCATTTCCTCCATTTATGG GTGCTCCACACGGAGGACACGGTCCGTTTATGGGACCACCCCCACAGATGGTTCCTCCACCAAACTTCGGTATGCGATTACCTATGCCTTCAAGTATCCCATCGGGAATGCCACCAGGAATACCAGGACAG ATGTTTGGTGTTCCTCCTGGAGGTCCTGGTGGTATGATGATGCCCCCACCTGTGCATCCGCCAGGAACTATGCCACCTCCTACATCTATGCCACCACCTACGTCAATGCCGCCGCCTACGTCAATGCAGCCGCCGATACCAGGAGTTTCTGGAGTGCCCAGACCATGTCCGCCAGTACCCTCTGGAGGATCAGGACCGCCTGGTGTCCCACCACCAAATTTCAACTCACCGCCAATGAGAGGAGGATTTGGAGGGCCAGGCGGTGGTGGATTCAGAGGTGGTCGTGGAGGCGGATtcggaggaagaggaggattTCAAGGGGATCGACCGTTTAATAACAGAGATGCGCCTAGTGCTAATGTTACAGTAACTAGAGGAATGGTTGATGACAGGCACGATCCAGACAGAGATGGAAGAAGACCATGGAATGACAGAAATGATCGTGGTGGCCACAGAGATGGTCCTCGTGGACAGTGGAATAATGATGGTCGAGATGGAAGGGGGGATAGAGATCAGGAGAGAGACCGACGCCGCGATGACAGTAGAGGAGATAAACGAAGGAGCCGATGGGGAGATTCAGAGGATCGAGGAGGAAATCGGTGGGAAGGGCGTGATAGACGGAGAAGTGAGAGGGACGACAGAGATAGGGACCGTAGGGACAGAGATAGGGACCGAGACCGAGACAGAGACAGGGATAGAGACAGCGACCGAAGACGGGATCGAGACAGATCAGAGAGGGCCGACAAAGGTCGACGGGAGCGTGAGGATCGCGAACGGCCTAGAACAAGAGAAAGAGAG TCCCCGCGGTATGATGATCCACCACCATCAGAGTCACTTCCTAAAAATGGATCCGAAGAAGCGATGGTAACTTCGACAACAGATGTTGAGCCAAATGTAACTGCGTCGAAACCTCCAAATTATTCCGAGGTCGATCAGATG AAGGCAGTTGCGAAAGAGGACGAAATATTAGACAATGCTTTATCGACACCACCACCCACAGAGGCGTAA
- a CDS encoding hypothetical protein (NECATOR_CHRI.G3808.T2), with amino-acid sequence MRLLSLMRMNQPAGALAVSPFPAPPDYAQHYTTERISQGAVLPPPPVQTVFTVFGEEYRLEDDIIRSLASQNIKQLYPTKYDWKTEMKKLNRSVVVAFLDLLDILVRCPDHPERNEKINDIQTIFINMHHLINEYRPLQARDTLRMMQSQQLKELKKTVKRFKGHLTAGKAALREELSLSDLKLTPVPRPSPLTGIDIDSDEENMPTLVKMESSDMEETTAAMSSMKLGPRPSRSELKQRRNADARLLTDY; translated from the exons ATGCGGTTGCTCTCGTTGATGAG AATGAATCAACCAGCCGGTGCTTTGGCTGTTAGCCCATTTCCTGCACCGCCCGACTACGCTCAACACTACACCACAGAACGGATCAGTCAGGGTGCTGTATTACCGCCACCACCTGTACAAACCGTATTCACTGTATTCGGAGAAGAATATCGTTTAGAGGATGATATAATTAG ATCCCTTGCATCACAGAACATCAAACAATTGTATCCGACGAAATATGACTGGAAGACGGAGATGAAAAAACTAAACAG AAGCGTAGTGGTTGCTTTCCTTGATCTTCTCGATATTCTTGTGCGATGTCCGGATCATCCAGAACGGAACGAGAAAATCAATGACATTCAGACCATATTCATCAATATGCACCATCTGATCAACGAATATCGACCTCTGCAG GCGCGAGATACTCTGAGAATGATGCAAAGTCAACAGTTGAAGGAGTTGAAGAAGACAGTGAAGAGATTCAA aGGACATCTGACGGCAGGCAAAGCAGCATTGCGCGAAGAACTTTCATTATCCGACCTCAAACTCACACCAGTTCCGCGTCCTTCGCCATTGACGGGAATAGATATTGATTCGGATGAAGAGAATATGCCAACACTTGTCAAGATGGAG TCGTCTGATATGGAAGAAACTACAGCTGCAATGTCATCGATGAAACTGGGACCGAGACCTTCTCGAAGCGAGCTTAAACAGCGTCGGAATGCAGATGCCCGCCTTCTCACTGACTATTGA
- a CDS encoding hypothetical protein (NECATOR_CHRI.G3808.T1), which translates to MNQPAGALAVSPFPAPPDYAQHYTTERISQGAVLPPPPVQTVFTVFGEEYRLEDDIIRSLASQNIKQLYPTKYDWKTEMKKLNRSVVVAFLDLLDILVRCPDHPERNEKINDIQTIFINMHHLINEYRPLQARDTLRMMQSQQLKELKKTVKRFKGHLTAGKAALREELSLSDLKLTPVPRPSPLTGIDIDSDEENMPTLVKMESSDMEETTAAMSSMKLGPRPSRSELKQRRNADARLLTDY; encoded by the exons ATGAATCAACCAGCCGGTGCTTTGGCTGTTAGCCCATTTCCTGCACCGCCCGACTACGCTCAACACTACACCACAGAACGGATCAGTCAGGGTGCTGTATTACCGCCACCACCTGTACAAACCGTATTCACTGTATTCGGAGAAGAATATCGTTTAGAGGATGATATAATTAG ATCCCTTGCATCACAGAACATCAAACAATTGTATCCGACGAAATATGACTGGAAGACGGAGATGAAAAAACTAAACAG AAGCGTAGTGGTTGCTTTCCTTGATCTTCTCGATATTCTTGTGCGATGTCCGGATCATCCAGAACGGAACGAGAAAATCAATGACATTCAGACCATATTCATCAATATGCACCATCTGATCAACGAATATCGACCTCTGCAG GCGCGAGATACTCTGAGAATGATGCAAAGTCAACAGTTGAAGGAGTTGAAGAAGACAGTGAAGAGATTCAA aGGACATCTGACGGCAGGCAAAGCAGCATTGCGCGAAGAACTTTCATTATCCGACCTCAAACTCACACCAGTTCCGCGTCCTTCGCCATTGACGGGAATAGATATTGATTCGGATGAAGAGAATATGCCAACACTTGTCAAGATGGAG TCGTCTGATATGGAAGAAACTACAGCTGCAATGTCATCGATGAAACTGGGACCGAGACCTTCTCGAAGCGAGCTTAAACAGCGTCGGAATGCAGATGCCCGCCTTCTCACTGACTATTGA
- a CDS encoding hypothetical protein (NECATOR_CHRI.G3809.T1) codes for MSLDASSRRLMKELQQLSTEPPTGIVVNKDAASSDLKQWRVDVIGAAGTLYEGEKFSLQFRFTQQYPFNSPEVMFVGENIPVHPHVYSNGHICLSILSEDWTPALSVQAVCLSILSMLSSAREKKRPPDNALYVRTCNKNPSKTRWWFHDDTV; via the exons ATGTCGCTGGATGCGAGTAGTCGTCGTTTGATGAAAGAACTACAACAACTCTCTACTGAACCGCCAACAGGCATTGTAGTTAACAAGGATGCGGCTAGTTCTGATTTAAA GCAGTGGCGAGTGGATGTAATAGGCGCAGCAGGTACATTGtacgaaggagaaaagtttTCACTGCAGTTTCGGTTTACTCAACAGTACCCGTTCAATTCGCCTGAG GTAATGTTCGTTGGTGAGAATATACCTGTGCATCCACACGTTTATTCAAACGGTCATATTTGCCTTTCGATCCTTTCGGAGGACTGGACTCCTGCTTTGAGCGTACAAGCCGTGTGTCTCTCCATTCTTTCGATGTTGTCATCTGCTCGAGAAAAG AAGCGGCCGCCTGATAATGCTCTTTATGTTCGAACATGCAATAAAAATCCCAGTAAAACTCGATGGTGGTTCCACG atgATACTGTTTAA
- a CDS encoding hypothetical protein (NECATOR_CHRI.G3809.T2), whose amino-acid sequence MKELQQLSTEPPTGIVVNKDAASSDLKQWRVDVIGAAGTLYEGEKFSLQFRFTQQYPFNSPEVMFVGENIPVHPHVYSNGHICLSILSEDWTPALSVQAVCLSILSMLSSAREKKRPPDNALYVRTCNKNPSKTRWWFHDDTV is encoded by the exons ATGAAAGAACTACAACAACTCTCTACTGAACCGCCAACAGGCATTGTAGTTAACAAGGATGCGGCTAGTTCTGATTTAAA GCAGTGGCGAGTGGATGTAATAGGCGCAGCAGGTACATTGtacgaaggagaaaagtttTCACTGCAGTTTCGGTTTACTCAACAGTACCCGTTCAATTCGCCTGAG GTAATGTTCGTTGGTGAGAATATACCTGTGCATCCACACGTTTATTCAAACGGTCATATTTGCCTTTCGATCCTTTCGGAGGACTGGACTCCTGCTTTGAGCGTACAAGCCGTGTGTCTCTCCATTCTTTCGATGTTGTCATCTGCTCGAGAAAAG AAGCGGCCGCCTGATAATGCTCTTTATGTTCGAACATGCAATAAAAATCCCAGTAAAACTCGATGGTGGTTCCACG atgATACTGTTTAA
- a CDS encoding hypothetical protein (NECATOR_CHRI.G3810.T1), which yields MFKTASEVCTGNQERHESRRLALKIACANGHTVRPHYRRTRTVNSNIPRENKISLCLPFISDNVSAAVQRSIIQAQLQNDVILVNIPNANIKSQLVRNRLYDRYCICERCVICPYGKTGDCAKIGVIYEIECLICNATYVGETGRNLGVRINEHMAGKRRKSLITPLGRHRHEAHNGNDYDVKCVILAHETEISARKTLEAFFILKRNPSMNNKNECLSITNEFLPLVPLCDL from the coding sequence atgttcaaaaccgctagtgaagtatgcactggcaaccaagaacgacacgaatcacgaagactagccttgaaaatcgcatgtgccaatggccatacagtacgtccgcattaccgaagaacccgcactgtaaatagcaatattccgcgcgaaaacaaaatttctctttgtcttccttttatctctgacaatgtcagtgccgctgttcagcgcagcattatccaagcacaattacaaaatgacgtgatcttggtaaatatcccaaatgcaaacatcaaaagccagcttgttagaaacagactatatgatagatactgcatctgtgaaagatgtgttatttgtccttacggaaaaacaggcgactgcgcaaaaataggggtaatatatgagattgagtgcttgatatgcaatgcaacttacgttggggagaccggtaggaatcttggagtgaggattaatgaacacatggccggaaaacgacgaaaaagcttgataacaccactaggaaggcacagacatgaggcccacaacggaaacgattacgatgtgaaatgcgttatactggctcacgaaacagaaatatcggcaaggaagacgttggaggcgttttttattcttaaaagaaacccttcaatgaataataagaatgaatgcttgtccataacgaatgagttcttgccacttgtaccgctctgtgacctataa